One part of the Halobacteriovorax vibrionivorans genome encodes these proteins:
- a CDS encoding S8 family peptidase, with translation MKKLFLALGLTCALSASAQDFNGYIVKLKPGYESFVNTTYADAQMRKLSFGTFAVVKEKFEGLVADPAVEYVEKNWIINLNDFSAPQSVESALTENRDEQFSKQWGLLNDGRNSGGWFSRGKAGEDINATQAWNVETGNRDLVVAVIDTGVDYTHSDLKANTWKNEGEIAGNGIDDDGNGFVDDVYGYDFANKDADPMDGHSHGTHCAGVIGARHNGTGIMGVMANVKIMSIKFLSDSGSGETIDAISSIDYAVANGAKILSNSWGGGEYSEALKESIENARDKGVLFVAAAGNSRSDNDVRSTYPANYEVENVISVGAMDGKGNRSSFSNYGQETVHVFAPGSNILSTVPGERYKKMSGTSMATPMVSGVLGLLLSKEDQLSFSEIKERIYKTAVPNATLITKAKSGRIEAYRLLNNIQN, from the coding sequence ATGAAAAAACTATTTCTAGCACTTGGACTAACTTGTGCACTGAGCGCATCAGCTCAAGACTTCAACGGTTACATTGTAAAACTTAAGCCAGGATACGAATCATTTGTTAATACAACGTATGCTGACGCTCAAATGAGAAAGCTTAGCTTTGGTACATTTGCTGTTGTTAAAGAAAAATTTGAAGGGTTAGTTGCTGATCCTGCAGTAGAGTACGTTGAAAAGAACTGGATCATTAACTTAAATGATTTTAGTGCTCCTCAATCAGTAGAATCTGCTCTAACAGAGAATCGTGATGAGCAATTCTCTAAGCAATGGGGATTACTAAATGATGGCCGCAATAGTGGTGGTTGGTTTTCAAGAGGTAAAGCTGGAGAAGATATTAATGCTACTCAAGCATGGAATGTTGAAACTGGAAATCGTGATTTAGTAGTAGCGGTAATTGATACAGGTGTTGATTACACTCACTCTGATTTAAAGGCCAATACTTGGAAGAATGAAGGCGAGATTGCAGGTAATGGAATTGATGATGATGGAAACGGATTTGTTGATGACGTTTACGGATATGATTTTGCTAATAAAGATGCAGATCCAATGGATGGTCACTCTCACGGTACTCACTGTGCTGGTGTAATTGGTGCTCGTCATAATGGAACTGGGATCATGGGAGTAATGGCAAATGTTAAGATTATGTCGATTAAATTCCTAAGTGATAGTGGTTCAGGTGAAACAATTGATGCAATTTCTTCAATTGATTATGCCGTTGCTAATGGTGCAAAAATTCTTTCTAACTCTTGGGGTGGAGGAGAATATTCAGAAGCATTAAAAGAGTCAATTGAGAATGCACGTGATAAAGGTGTTCTATTTGTTGCTGCTGCAGGAAACTCTCGTTCAGATAATGATGTTAGATCAACGTACCCAGCAAATTATGAAGTTGAAAATGTAATTTCAGTAGGTGCAATGGACGGTAAAGGTAATCGTTCATCATTTTCTAACTACGGACAAGAAACAGTTCACGTATTTGCTCCAGGTTCTAATATTCTTTCAACAGTTCCAGGTGAGCGTTATAAGAAAATGTCAGGAACTTCAATGGCAACACCAATGGTTTCAGGTGTTCTTGGACTTCTATTATCAAAAGAAGATCAACTTTCATTTTCTGAGATCAAGGAAAGAATTTATAAGACAGCAGTTCCAAATGCTACTCTTATTACAAAAGCTAAGTCGGGACGTATCGAAGCATACCGTCTACTTAACAATATCCAAAATTAA
- a CDS encoding VC0807 family protein: MTDMPNNNETRKKENPFINLICNVVIPSVILTKFSSEEYLGQVNALIIALAFPLIYGAWDFISQRKFNWIAAIGLISVLLTGGIGLFQLNKTWMIVKETALPLVIGLFVLASQFTKKPLVKTLIEQIFDLEKIHQAMEEKNIKDDFDQKIYIAGFYFSCTFFLSAVLNYVLAVIVLKGSPGSVEFNESLGRMTALSFPVISIPTVIATGFIIFGLVNYIKKQTDLPLEAMVKQQ; this comes from the coding sequence ATGACGGATATGCCAAATAATAACGAAACAAGAAAAAAAGAGAACCCATTCATTAATCTAATATGTAATGTGGTTATTCCTTCAGTAATTTTAACGAAATTTTCATCTGAAGAATATTTAGGACAAGTTAATGCCTTAATCATAGCATTGGCCTTTCCCCTTATCTATGGAGCATGGGACTTTATTTCTCAAAGAAAGTTTAACTGGATTGCGGCCATTGGTCTTATCAGTGTTTTACTTACTGGTGGAATTGGACTTTTCCAACTTAATAAGACCTGGATGATTGTAAAAGAAACTGCCCTTCCTCTAGTTATTGGTTTATTTGTTCTAGCTTCACAATTTACTAAGAAGCCACTTGTTAAGACTTTAATAGAGCAAATTTTTGATTTAGAAAAAATCCATCAAGCAATGGAAGAGAAGAATATAAAAGACGACTTTGATCAAAAAATCTATATTGCTGGATTTTACTTCTCTTGCACATTCTTTCTGTCTGCAGTTTTAAATTATGTACTTGCTGTAATCGTATTGAAAGGTTCTCCAGGAAGCGTTGAATTTAACGAGAGTCTAGGTAGAATGACGGCCCTAAGCTTCCCAGTAATTTCAATTCCAACAGTTATTGCCACTGGTTTTATTATTTTTGGACTTGTTAATTATATAAAGAAGCAAACTGACCTGCCTCTAGAGGCCATGGTTAAACAACAATAA
- a CDS encoding aldo/keto reductase yields the protein MQQNQLGNSQIKVSKICLGTMTWGEQNTQEEAHEQLDMALEYGVNFIDTAEMYPVPGRKETYTKTEQYIGTWDKMQTKRDQFVLASKVAGPGSMDSYIRESEIRKTPFSKSDIKTACEASLKRLKTDYLDLYQIHWPARVTNFFGRLNYEHFTPEIEVSFRERVEAIGELIKEGKIRTWGLSNETPWGVMQYLNAAKECGVDAPVSIQNPYSLLNRSFEVGLSEMAIREKVGLLAYSPLAFGALSGKYLGGAKPEGARLTIFGEYFTRYSSEHAANAIREYATLANDVGLTPATLAQAFVNDREFTTSNIIGATNLEQLRENLASSEITLDTETLQRIEDIHKIFTIPCP from the coding sequence ATGCAACAAAATCAATTAGGTAATTCACAAATAAAAGTAAGTAAGATCTGTCTAGGGACAATGACATGGGGTGAACAAAACACACAAGAAGAGGCCCATGAGCAATTAGATATGGCCCTCGAATACGGTGTCAACTTCATCGATACAGCAGAGATGTATCCTGTCCCAGGACGAAAAGAGACATATACTAAAACAGAACAATATATTGGTACTTGGGATAAGATGCAAACGAAGAGAGACCAATTTGTTCTCGCTTCTAAAGTTGCAGGCCCGGGGAGCATGGATAGCTACATAAGAGAAAGTGAGATTAGAAAAACTCCTTTTTCAAAGTCCGATATCAAAACAGCTTGTGAAGCTTCATTAAAAAGACTTAAAACAGATTATTTAGATCTCTACCAAATTCACTGGCCAGCACGAGTAACTAACTTCTTCGGCCGTCTAAATTACGAGCACTTCACACCAGAAATAGAAGTATCATTTCGTGAACGAGTAGAAGCGATTGGTGAATTGATAAAAGAAGGAAAAATCCGTACTTGGGGACTTTCAAATGAAACACCTTGGGGTGTGATGCAATACCTTAACGCTGCAAAAGAATGTGGTGTCGATGCACCCGTTTCTATCCAAAATCCATACTCTCTACTAAATCGCTCTTTTGAAGTTGGCCTTTCAGAAATGGCCATCAGAGAAAAAGTTGGGCTTTTGGCCTACTCACCACTTGCCTTTGGAGCCTTAAGTGGAAAGTACCTTGGAGGTGCTAAGCCAGAAGGTGCAAGATTAACGATCTTTGGTGAATACTTCACACGCTATTCATCTGAGCATGCAGCAAATGCAATTAGAGAATATGCAACACTAGCAAATGATGTTGGACTAACACCGGCCACTCTAGCACAGGCCTTTGTTAATGACAGAGAATTTACAACATCAAATATTATCGGTGCTACAAATCTTGAGCAATTAAGAGAGAATCTAGCAAGTAGTGAGATCACACTAGATACTGAGACTCTCCAAAGAATTGAAGATATTCATAAGATCTTCACGATTCCTTGCCCTTAA
- a CDS encoding 3-oxoacyl-ACP synthase III family protein, whose amino-acid sequence MGVLASKIIGVGSYVPPKVYKNTDIEEMMNTSDEWIVQRTGIEQRHWVDSKTSTSDLAVKASEEAISNAGLNKEDIDMIVFATLSPDFDFPGTGCFLQAKLGMSEIPCLDLRQQCSGFLYAMSVADKFISTGTNKNILVVGAEVHSKGLDQTPDGRNVAVLFGDGAGAIVMSAAEVNDKKSEPCFIDASLNSDGKYAKELWIPAPGTGFDSSERMSQEMLDEKLHYPQMNGRTVFVHATKRMAESLGALLEKNNLTIDDVDVFLFHQANLRINSKVAEMMGIPEEKVFNTIQKYGNTTAATIPLGMHDAMKEGVLKPGMLVASAAFGAGFTWASALYRV is encoded by the coding sequence ATGGGTGTATTGGCAAGTAAAATTATTGGTGTGGGCTCTTACGTACCACCAAAAGTTTATAAGAATACTGATATCGAAGAAATGATGAACACTTCTGATGAGTGGATCGTTCAAAGAACGGGAATTGAGCAACGTCATTGGGTTGATTCTAAAACATCAACATCTGATTTGGCCGTAAAAGCAAGTGAAGAAGCAATTTCAAATGCTGGGCTTAATAAAGAAGATATAGATATGATTGTTTTTGCAACTCTTTCTCCTGACTTTGACTTTCCTGGAACAGGTTGTTTTCTTCAGGCAAAACTTGGAATGAGTGAAATTCCTTGTCTAGACTTAAGACAACAATGTTCTGGCTTTCTTTATGCAATGTCTGTTGCAGATAAATTTATTTCCACAGGTACAAATAAAAATATCCTTGTTGTTGGAGCAGAAGTTCATTCAAAAGGCTTAGATCAAACGCCTGATGGAAGAAATGTTGCTGTTCTGTTTGGTGATGGAGCCGGTGCAATTGTTATGAGTGCAGCTGAAGTTAACGATAAAAAATCAGAGCCATGTTTCATCGATGCAAGTCTTAATAGTGATGGAAAGTATGCTAAGGAATTATGGATTCCAGCTCCGGGAACAGGATTTGATTCATCTGAAAGAATGTCTCAAGAAATGCTTGACGAAAAATTACATTACCCACAAATGAATGGGCGCACTGTTTTTGTTCACGCAACGAAGAGAATGGCAGAAAGTCTTGGTGCTCTACTTGAAAAGAATAATCTTACAATTGATGATGTGGATGTTTTCTTATTTCACCAAGCAAACCTAAGAATTAATTCTAAGGTTGCTGAAATGATGGGAATCCCAGAAGAAAAAGTATTCAATACAATTCAAAAATATGGAAATACCACAGCGGCAACAATTCCACTTGGAATGCATGATGCCATGAAAGAGGGTGTTTTAAAGCCTGGTATGCTTGTGGCCTCTGCTGCATTTGGTGCAGGCTTTACTTGGGCATCAGCTCTATACCGTGTTTAA
- a CDS encoding endonuclease I family protein → MTKLSHLLVLLSIQISFSVHANVHFNLTSTPLSKINYYPENIEKYLNKTHSKNNSKQNLKQALRNIIVSGHIRKAGQKDILTSSCKGLKNCYEQKAPDSYKQARKYLFGDIYLRQSRGQYFVKDVYCNQEIGENDGIGPMQIPNHRVMNCEHSWPQSKFNPNESRNTQKNDLHHLFPVNSRANSSRSNHPFGEVTGRAVNSNCTSSSIGEVNYEDQLTTSFEPPLEIRGNIARALFYFSTRYNLAIDEAQEYYLRRWHREDPVDDFEVQINNRIYEIQNSRNPFIDDEELVNAIKDF, encoded by the coding sequence ATGACTAAGCTTAGTCACCTTTTGGTGCTTTTATCCATTCAAATAAGTTTCAGTGTTCACGCAAATGTTCACTTTAATCTTACCTCAACCCCTCTCAGTAAAATAAATTACTATCCTGAGAATATTGAAAAGTATCTAAATAAAACTCATTCAAAAAACAATTCAAAACAAAATCTCAAGCAAGCCTTGCGCAATATTATTGTCTCAGGACATATAAGAAAGGCCGGGCAAAAAGATATCTTAACAAGTTCATGTAAAGGTCTAAAAAATTGCTACGAGCAAAAAGCTCCTGATAGTTACAAGCAAGCAAGAAAGTATCTATTTGGAGATATTTATCTGAGACAAAGCCGCGGTCAGTACTTTGTTAAAGATGTTTATTGTAACCAAGAAATTGGTGAAAACGATGGTATCGGGCCAATGCAAATTCCAAATCACCGAGTCATGAATTGTGAACATAGCTGGCCTCAATCTAAATTTAACCCTAACGAAAGTCGCAACACACAGAAGAATGACCTACACCACCTCTTTCCAGTAAACTCTCGAGCGAATTCATCAAGAAGCAATCATCCTTTTGGCGAAGTAACTGGGCGAGCTGTAAACTCTAATTGCACATCTTCTTCAATAGGAGAAGTTAATTACGAGGATCAACTAACCACATCTTTTGAACCGCCACTAGAGATAAGAGGAAATATTGCTCGCGCTCTATTCTACTTCTCTACTCGCTACAACTTAGCAATTGATGAGGCCCAAGAGTACTACTTAAGAAGATGGCACCGTGAAGATCCAGTTGATGATTTTGAAGTGCAAATTAATAATCGAATTTATGAAATTCAAAATAGTCGTAACCCATTTATTGACGACGAAGAATTAGTCAATGCTATTAAAGATTTTTAA